The Toxorhynchites rutilus septentrionalis strain SRP chromosome 3, ASM2978413v1, whole genome shotgun sequence genome includes a region encoding these proteins:
- the LOC129780545 gene encoding nuclear pore complex protein Nup98-Nup96-like → MEYIAMDCVINDNFPYSKSVLIEIKDVKQISNWFIKGKILSDFIQLNVKFDLTRNTIYDEVSATRLEELKPKLSDLCSAIKMFPCPTQKYRFR, encoded by the exons ATGGAGTATATTGCCATGGATTGTGTTATTAACG ACAACTTCCCTTATTCGAAATCAGTATTGATCGAGATCAAGGATGTGAAACAAATTTCCAATTGGTTCATCAAGGGCAAAATTTTGAGCGACTTCATCCAGCTGAATGTGAAG TTCGACCTGACCCGGAACACGATCTACGATGAGGTGTCCGCAACTCGACTCGAGGAACTCAAACCAAAACTGTCCGATCTGTGCTCGGCGATCAAGATGTTCCCCTGTCCGACACAAAAGTATCGGTTTAGATAG